A single region of the Glycine max cultivar Williams 82 chromosome 20, Glycine_max_v4.0, whole genome shotgun sequence genome encodes:
- the LOC100800815 gene encoding uncharacterized protein yields MIYTKEMKERLSGQDNRYAFMNLILKDSGLFHIKNLFIEELAWIERLHKNAWIGFQSWRATTRKLMVVLHVAFMKVQKGSRSMLCNYVLAEDCDQPDYVKLAKALCVEHNVSLLTILGAKTLGKWAGLCKIDSEGKARKVTGCFCSCAALTASLHQLRLGFFLLHG; encoded by the exons aTGATTTACACGAAAGAGATGAAGGAGAGGTTAAGTGGACAGGACAACCGCTATGCATTTATGAACCTTATTTTGAAGGATTCTGGTCTTTTCCACATCAAAAATCTCTTTATCGAGGAATTGGCCTG GATTGAACGTTTACACAAAAATGCTTGGATTGGATTTCAGTCTTGGAGAGCAACAACAAGGAAG CTTATGGTGGTCTTGCACGTGGCCTTCATGAAGGTGCAAAAGGGATCGAGAAGCATGTTGTGCAACTATGTTCTAGCAGAAGACTGTGACCAACCTGACTATGTTAAATTGGCTAAGGCCCTTTGTGTAGAGCACAATGTTAGCCTACTGACAATTCTGGGTGCAAAGACCCTTGGAAAATGGGCTGGT TTGTGCAAGATTGATTCGGAAGGAAAAGCTAGGAAGGTTACTGGTTGCTTCTGCAGTTGTGCAGCATTGACAGCAAGCTTGCATCAGTTGAGGCTCGGGTTCTTCTTGCTCCATGG TTGA
- the LOC102669380 gene encoding protein MAIN-LIKE 2-like: MERWHSETSIFHLPVGELTITLNDVSSLFHLPITGALHSFYAFSVDETIFLLTELLEVSAEEARAETTRSRGASVRLGWVRDIYEMRCQARQWIVAAHAFRDLGQSGGYAWGVVALVHMYDQLDEASRTTTRQIVGYLTLLQCWIYEYFPSVHQCVTDDAYQETSPRASRWLTLKAHMKGITGAPYWARCDALTVTDVSWLPYTEHRGVRAFELISSFQGQLRWGPMVVTARPERVGDQPRDAPATDPEEYMQPSSPQQVQFHLSVLDLDLVILEKKSVTITDASSNKEKTHYKARERSNRFNLMFMRMIVVDGTKTTLPKIDRAKEFMGLVGERSQTADKSLAGTLMSILTTMKFV, encoded by the exons ATGGAGAGGTGGCACAGCGAGACTAGCATCTTCCACCTTCCGGTAGGAGAGTTGACGATCACATTGAATGATGTGTCGTCACTCTTCCATTTGCCTATCACCGGCGCGTTACATAGCTTTTATGCTTTTTCTGTGGATGAGACGATATTTTTGTTGACCGAGTTGCTTGAGGTGTCTGCTGAGGAGGCTAGAGCCGAGACAACACGATCACGTGGGGCATCCGTACGGCTAGGATGGGTTCGAGACATCTATGAGATGAGATGTCAGGCCCGGCAGTGGATTGTAGCAGCTC ACGCTTTTCGCGACCTGGGTCAGAGTGGTGGTTATGCTTGGGGAGTTGTcgcgctggttcatatgtatgaccagttagatgaggcttCTAGGACCACTACACGACAGATTGTGGGGTACCTGACTCTGTtacag tgctGGATTTATGAGTACTTTCCTAGTGTGCATCAGTGCGTCACAGATGATGCAtaccaggagacgtccccacgtgcttcccgGTGGCTGACGTTGAAGGCGCATATGAAGGGAATCACAGGAGCACCGTACTGGGCACGTTGTGATGCTTTGACCGTcacagatgtgtcctggttgCCTTACACTGAGCATCGGGGGGTTAGGGCCTTTGAGCTGATTTCATCATTCCAGGGTCAGCTGAGATGGGGTCCTATGGTGGTCACAGCTCGACCGGAGAGG GTAGGTGACCAGCCCAGAGATGCACCTGCCACAGACCCTGAGGAGTACATGCAGCCGTCCAGCCCCCAG caagtccaatttcacctcAGTGTATTGGATCTTGATCTTGTTATATTGGAAAAGAAGTCTGTTACTATTACTGATGCTAGTAGCAATAAAGAGAAAACTCATTATAAAGCTCGCGAAAGATCTAACAGATTCAACTTAATGTTCATGAGAATGATTGTTGTAGATGGTACtaagacaactctccctaaGATCGATAGAGCTAAAGAGTTTATGGGGTTAGTGGGAGAGCGCTCTCAAACAGCTGATAAGTCTCTTGCAGGAACATTAATGAGTATActgaccaccatgaagtttgtttga